A window of Blastomonas sp. SL216 contains these coding sequences:
- a CDS encoding glucose-1-phosphate cytidylyltransferase translates to MKVVILCGGKGTRLGEVTGNLIPKPMAMVGNEPILVHIMRSYARRGHREFILCAGHLSWAIKSYFLDYHARQADVTIHTGKRGDVTFHDAHELDDWKVTIAETGPDSGTAGRLRKVAKYIEPGESFMLTYGDGVSDVDLAGLEAFHQAHGKLVTMTGVVPPGRFGELVLDGDTVTDWAEKPTVTDRYINGGFMVMQREFIDRFVVDKDDDVMLEREPLAEATTAGELMLFRHGGFWQCMDTARDWALLNELWESGNAPWAEG, encoded by the coding sequence ATGAAGGTGGTTATCTTGTGCGGTGGCAAAGGCACCCGGCTGGGCGAAGTCACCGGCAACCTGATACCCAAGCCGATGGCGATGGTCGGCAACGAACCGATCCTGGTGCACATCATGCGCAGCTATGCGCGCCGCGGGCACCGCGAGTTCATCCTGTGCGCAGGCCATCTCAGCTGGGCGATCAAGAGCTATTTCCTCGATTATCATGCCCGCCAGGCCGATGTGACGATCCATACCGGCAAGCGTGGCGATGTGACCTTTCATGACGCGCACGAGCTCGACGACTGGAAGGTGACGATTGCGGAAACCGGCCCCGACAGCGGAACGGCCGGCCGTTTGCGCAAGGTTGCCAAATATATCGAGCCGGGCGAATCCTTCATGCTCACCTATGGCGATGGCGTGAGCGACGTCGATCTTGCGGGGCTCGAGGCGTTTCACCAGGCGCATGGCAAGCTGGTGACGATGACGGGCGTCGTGCCGCCGGGACGCTTTGGCGAGCTGGTGCTGGACGGCGACACCGTCACCGACTGGGCGGAAAAGCCCACCGTGACCGACCGCTATATCAATGGCGGCTTCATGGTGATGCAGCGCGAGTTCATCGACCGGTTCGTCGTCGACAAGGACGATGACGTGATGCTGGAGCGTGAGCCGCTGGCAGAGGCGACCACGGCAGGCGAGCTGATGCTGTTCCGCCATGGCGGATTCTGGCAATGCATGGACACCGCGCGCGACTGGGCATTGCTGAACGAATTGTGGGAAAGCGGCAACGCCCCCTGGGCAGAAGGCTAA
- the rfbG gene encoding CDP-glucose 4,6-dehydratase, whose protein sequence is MFLDYFQGRRVLVTGHTGFKGSWLSLWLDKLGAKVTGLSIDVPTVPALFDLADVESLVAHRVGDIRDSQAVDAALEASDAEIVFHLAAQPLVRLSYEEPVDTLSVNVIGTAQVLEAVRRRGKPCSVIVITSDKCYANNGQIWGYREIDPMGGHDPYSMSKGAAELVVDSWRNSYFAASDSPIRLASVRAGNVIGGGDWAKDRLITDCIAALTRQAPIEIRNPLATRPWQHVLEPLSGYLWLAARLATSEDPQAYAQGWNFGPYIDGVRPVRDLVDFALKCWGGGSWQMTKDADQPHEAFALALNCDKAHQHLKWRPAWDFEASVGETIAWYRQWADGADDIRALTLGQIAAYESAARQAAIAWALPG, encoded by the coding sequence ATGTTTCTGGACTATTTTCAGGGTCGGCGCGTCCTGGTTACCGGGCATACCGGGTTCAAGGGAAGCTGGCTGAGCCTGTGGCTCGACAAGCTGGGTGCCAAGGTGACCGGGCTTTCGATCGACGTGCCGACGGTTCCGGCGCTGTTCGATCTGGCGGACGTCGAAAGCCTGGTCGCGCACCGGGTGGGCGATATCCGCGATTCCCAAGCGGTCGATGCCGCGCTGGAAGCCAGCGATGCCGAAATCGTGTTTCACCTCGCCGCCCAGCCGCTCGTCCGCCTGTCCTATGAAGAGCCGGTCGATACGCTGAGCGTCAATGTCATCGGCACCGCGCAGGTGCTCGAGGCGGTCCGTCGCCGCGGCAAGCCGTGCAGCGTCATCGTGATCACCTCTGACAAATGCTATGCCAATAACGGCCAGATCTGGGGCTATCGCGAGATCGACCCGATGGGCGGTCACGATCCCTACAGCATGTCCAAGGGTGCAGCCGAACTGGTGGTGGACAGCTGGCGCAACAGCTATTTCGCCGCCTCCGACAGCCCGATCCGGCTGGCATCGGTGCGCGCCGGCAATGTCATCGGCGGAGGTGACTGGGCCAAGGATCGCCTGATCACCGATTGCATCGCCGCGCTGACCCGTCAGGCGCCGATCGAGATCCGCAATCCGCTGGCGACCCGCCCCTGGCAGCATGTGCTCGAGCCGTTGTCCGGTTATCTGTGGCTGGCGGCGCGGCTTGCCACCAGCGAGGATCCGCAGGCCTATGCCCAGGGCTGGAACTTCGGCCCCTATATCGATGGCGTCCGCCCGGTGCGCGATCTGGTCGATTTCGCGCTGAAGTGCTGGGGTGGCGGCAGCTGGCAGATGACCAAGGATGCCGACCAGCCGCACGAGGCCTTTGCCCTGGCGCTCAACTGCGACAAGGCGCACCAGCATCTCAAATGGCGTCCGGCCTGGGATTTCGAGGCTTCGGTGGGTGAAACCATCGCCTGGTACCGGCAATGGGCCGATGGCGCAGACGATATCCGCGCGCTGACTTTGGGCCAGATTGCCGCCTATGAATCCGCAGCACGACAGGCTGCGATAGCCTGGGCGCTGCCCGGCTGA
- a CDS encoding class I SAM-dependent methyltransferase has translation MTQLKALEGGYVYKDAQGTLAHECLLPALDQLLLQHAPKGTRILDLGCGNGFVTNWISKKGYDVVGIDASDQGIAHATKGYPGIAFHHGSVYEPLAEKLGTFPLVVSLEVVEHLYAPRVYMEQIRHLVQPGGTLIISAPYHSYIKNLALAVTGKMDQHYTALRDHGHIKFWSRESLTTLLEEQGFRVMSFDRVGRIKPLAKSMIIVAQAPGA, from the coding sequence GTGACACAACTGAAGGCCCTTGAAGGCGGATACGTTTACAAGGATGCGCAAGGCACGCTTGCGCATGAATGCCTGCTGCCCGCGCTCGACCAGCTGCTGCTGCAGCATGCGCCCAAGGGCACGCGCATCCTCGATCTGGGGTGCGGCAATGGGTTCGTCACCAACTGGATCAGCAAGAAGGGCTATGACGTCGTCGGCATCGACGCGTCGGATCAGGGCATTGCGCACGCCACCAAGGGCTATCCCGGCATCGCCTTCCACCATGGCTCGGTCTATGAGCCGCTGGCGGAAAAGCTTGGCACCTTCCCGCTGGTCGTCAGCCTGGAAGTGGTCGAGCATCTCTATGCACCGCGCGTGTACATGGAGCAGATCCGGCATCTGGTGCAGCCCGGCGGCACGCTGATCATCAGTGCGCCCTATCACAGCTATATCAAGAACCTGGCGCTGGCCGTCACCGGCAAGATGGACCAGCATTACACCGCGCTTCGGGATCACGGCCATATCAAGTTCTGGTCGCGCGAATCCCTGACCACGTTGCTGGAAGAACAGGGTTTCCGGGTGATGTCGTTCGACCGCGTCGGCCGCATCAAGCCGCTGGCCAAGTCCATGATCATCGTCGCCCAGGCCCCTGGCGCGTAA